CGGCCAGATAGGAATCGTAGGCCGCCATGTCAAAGTGACCGTGACCGCTGAGGTTGAACACGATGACATCGTCTTTACCCTCTTCTTTGCAGCGGAGCGCCTCGTCAAAAGCTGCTTTCACAGCATGGGCAGATTCGGGTGCGGGGATGATCCCCTCAACCTGCGCAAAGGTCACAGCCGCCTCAAATACGGGGTTCTGGGTATATGCAACGGCTTCTACGATCCCCTCTTTGTGCAGCTGGCTTACCAGAGGCGAATCCGCATGGTAGCGCAGTCCACCCGCATGGATACCCGGCGGAACGAAATCGTGGCCCAATGTATACATAAGCATCAGAGGTGTCGTCTGGGCCGTATCTCCAAAATCGTAAGCGTATACACCCTTGGTCAGGGTGGGGCAGGAAGTTGGCTCTACGGCTATCATCCTGATATTCTCACCTGCCGCTTTCTCTGGAATGAAAGGAAAAGCAAGACCGGCAAAGTTGCTGCCGCCGCCGCAGCAGCCTATAAGAACGTCAGGTTTCTCTCCCACCTTCTTGAGCTGCTCCTTAACCTCAAGCCCGATGACCGACTGATGTGTCATTACATGATTAAGGACACTGCCGAGGGCATATTTGGTATCGTCCCTTGAGGCGGCATCCTCCACCGCTTCACTTATGGCCATACCCAGGCTGCCCGGTGAATCAGGGTCTTTAATCAGCATATTCCGTCCCGCGTTGGTCCTGTCCGAAGGACTGGGGATGACTTCTCCTCCCCAGGTCTGCATCATGGAGCGGCGATAGGGTTTCTGCTGATAACTGACCTTGACCATATAGATAGTGCATTCGAGGCCAAACATCTTGCATGCGAGCGACAGGGCGCTGCCCCACTGCCCGGCACCGGTCTCTGTAGCCAGGCGTTTTACACCTTCCTGCTTATTGTAATATGCCTGCGGGATGGAGGTGTTGGGTTTGTGACTGCCGGCCGGGCTGACACCTTCGTATTTGTAGTAGATCTTCGCTGGTGTTCCAAGAACCTGCTCCAGATGGTAGGCCCGAAACAGCGGAGTCGGACGCCACAGGCTGTAAATGTCGAGAACCTCTTCCGGTATGTTGATCCAGCTATCCTGGGAGACTTCCTGGGCGATGAGCCCCATTGGGAAAATAGGAGCGAGATCCTCGGGACCTATAGGCTGGCCGGTGCCGGGGTTAAGCGGAGGCGCCGAAATGCTGGGCATGTCAGGAAGGACATTATACCAGGCCTTTGGTATCTCACTATCCTGCAGGGTGATCTTTTTCGTTTGCATCTCCCACTCCTTTCAAAGTTGTTCTAAACCTATATTGTTTCCGGAATATGGAATTTGTAATTAGTCAATAATGAACAGCCGCGCCTGGGAGAGGCGCCCGGATCAGTGGCTGAAATACAGGTCATTGATCCGTGAGGGGAGGAAAAACCGCGCTTTTTCCTTCCCGTTGAGCCAAAGTCTCGCACAGACTTTGGTGATATATAAGCAGTCTCTGTAAGGAAAGTGAAAACGACGCTTTTCACTTTCCGAGGAGCAAAAAGATGATAACGGACTTTTTGCGACCATGTGAATATTAGTTAACATGGTTCATGAAAAAGTTCAAGAAACACGGCGATTTGGGCCGTTACTCACATTGTGCTTCCTCATTCTTCTCCTTTCGCCAAAGCCAGAAGCTTTTTCCTGGCAACGACCGGATCGAGGATAGTGTCAGGAAGGGCTACCCCCATCTCCAGCAGTTCTTCCCTCAGAACAAGGTGGTCTGGAAGGAACTGTGTTGGTAGAGTTCTCTCCGGACCAGTCAGGACACCGGAGGGCGGACCGGAGGACTGGATCATACCTCCGGCTAAATGTCCAAAATGGTCAATGCAGTGGATCTGCTCGGGTACGGCATGAGTGGCAATTAAGACGGCTGTTCCGGTTTCATCACAGTACCGTCTGGTACTGGCAATGAATTCTCTTACACCACCCGGATCCAGCCCGTCAGTAGGTTCATCCAGAACCAAAATTTCAGGCTCCATGGCCAGGACACCGGCCACGGCCGCCCTTCTCATTTGTCCTCCCGACAAAGTGTAAACTGGGCGGGTAAGCAACGTTTCCGGAAGGCCCACCCACTTGGCTGCTTTCAGAACTCTACCCTCTATTTGACGGGCGCTGACCCCAAGGTTCCGCGGTCCAAAAGCGATATCATCGGCAACCGTAGCTGAAAAAAGCTGCCGTTCCGGGTTCTGGAACAGGAGCCCTACCCTGGCCGTGACTCCTCCCCGTTTTTTTCCCCAGTTCTTGAGCTGCCGGCCACCCAAAATAATTTTTCCGTCATCCGGCGTAACGAGACCGTTGGACATCTGCAATAGCGTGCTCTTGCCTGATCCGTTAGCACCACAGATAAGGGCCACAGTACCTTTATCAACAGCAAAGTTCACACCGTTCAGTACCCCTTTTACCCCCGGGGCATCCTTTTCATAACTAAAACCGACTCCGTCAAAGGTCAGGACCGGTTCACCCCTATGAATTGCCGCATGGTGTCCTGTGTCTTTTGAGCTGAATCCTTTACGAACATTCATACCGTTAACGACCGTGCGAGCCAAAGAACCAGGGGAACAAGGCCACTTTACCTCAATTCCCGCTGATCGCATCTCCAGAACCAGACTAAGGAAAAAGGGAGGGAAAATGCCATATCGGTCACCGAGCCCAGGCTTGGAGAAAACATCTTCCGGGGGGCCGTGCCTGGCAGCACGGCCGCTTTCAAAAAGTATCACCCTGTCAGCATTTGCCGCTTCTTTCATATCGTGGGTGATTAAAATAATGATCTTGCCCTGATCGACCAATTTCCGCATGAACCCAAGAACGGAAACCCTGGCATAAGGGTCAAGGTAGGTAGTAGGTTCATCCAGTATCAGGATATCAGGGTCCAGAACAAGCACACCTGCCAGAGCCGTCATCTGCTGCTCGCCGCCGGACATTAGGTGCGGCATGCGCTTTCTCAGGTGGGTGACCTTCAGCCGTTCCAGCATTTTTTCAACCTTTTTGGCTATCTCTTCTGAGGGTTCCCCAAGAACTTCAAGACCGAACGCCACATCTTCTTCTACTATGGATGTGACAAGCTGGTTCTCCGGGTTGGAAAACAGGATTCCCACCCCCGGATTGGTTCCACTGGTCACTTGCTCCTTGCCGTTGATCCTGACCTTTCCAGAATCAGGTTGGAGCAAACCTTTTAAAAGTAGCGCGAAAGTGCTCTTACCTGCTGCGTTGGACCCTATCACCGCGATAAGTTCACCACGGTCAGCGTCAAGGTTGAGCCCATCCAAAGCTCGAACACCTGTAT
Above is a genomic segment from bacterium containing:
- a CDS encoding energy-coupling factor transporter ATPase, yielding MAFLEIRDLTYTYPNTGVRALDGLNLDADRGELIAVIGSNAAGKSTFALLLKGLLQPDSGKVRINGKEQVTSGTNPGVGILFSNPENQLVTSIVEEDVAFGLEVLGEPSEEIAKKVEKMLERLKVTHLRKRMPHLMSGGEQQMTALAGVLVLDPDILILDEPTTYLDPYARVSVLGFMRKLVDQGKIIILITHDMKEAANADRVILFESGRAARHGPPEDVFSKPGLGDRYGIFPPFFLSLVLEMRSAGIEVKWPCSPGSLARTVVNGMNVRKGFSSKDTGHHAAIHRGEPVLTFDGVGFSYEKDAPGVKGVLNGVNFAVDKGTVALICGANGSGKSTLLQMSNGLVTPDDGKIILGGRQLKNWGKKRGGVTARVGLLFQNPERQLFSATVADDIAFGPRNLGVSARQIEGRVLKAAKWVGLPETLLTRPVYTLSGGQMRRAAVAGVLAMEPEILVLDEPTDGLDPGGVREFIASTRRYCDETGTAVLIATHAVPEQIHCIDHFGHLAGGMIQSSGPPSGVLTGPERTLPTQFLPDHLVLREELLEMGVALPDTILDPVVARKKLLALAKGEE
- a CDS encoding TrpB-like pyridoxal phosphate-dependent enzyme; this encodes MQTKKITLQDSEIPKAWYNVLPDMPSISAPPLNPGTGQPIGPEDLAPIFPMGLIAQEVSQDSWINIPEEVLDIYSLWRPTPLFRAYHLEQVLGTPAKIYYKYEGVSPAGSHKPNTSIPQAYYNKQEGVKRLATETGAGQWGSALSLACKMFGLECTIYMVKVSYQQKPYRRSMMQTWGGEVIPSPSDRTNAGRNMLIKDPDSPGSLGMAISEAVEDAASRDDTKYALGSVLNHVMTHQSVIGLEVKEQLKKVGEKPDVLIGCCGGGSNFAGLAFPFIPEKAAGENIRMIAVEPTSCPTLTKGVYAYDFGDTAQTTPLMLMYTLGHDFVPPGIHAGGLRYHADSPLVSQLHKEGIVEAVAYTQNPVFEAAVTFAQVEGIIPAPESAHAVKAAFDEALRCKEEGKDDVIVFNLSGHGHFDMAAYDSYLAGDLVDYTYPEEKIAESLKNLPQVK